Proteins from a single region of Oryza brachyantha chromosome 6, ObraRS2, whole genome shotgun sequence:
- the LOC102708252 gene encoding agamous-like MADS-box protein AGL62 translates to MVRPHGVRTSMGRQRIEIRHIETKGRRQVTFTKRRSGLFKKASELSILTGARLALVVLSEARNAFCFGDPSVDAVLRCYAPVLGVDADAAARPVASSSHVHGAANDGDDRHEELRRAAEDTKSQVAAEKSRLREVAKKIADAKADRQFWWEADVEALGEAELPEFARALEKLMANVRRHADDRLSGQIPPMPLQKVQK, encoded by the exons atggTGCGTCCGCACGGGGTCAGGACGAGCATGGGGCGGCAGCGCATCGAGATCCGCCACATCGAGACCAAGGGCCGGCGGCAGGTCACCTTCACCAAGAGACGGTCCGGGCTGTTCAAGAAGGCGTCGGAGCTCTCCATCCTCACCGGCGCGCGCCTCGCCCTCGTCGTCCTGTCCGAGGCCCGCAACGCGTTCTGCTTCGGCGACCCGTCCGTCGACGCCGTCCTCCGCTGCTACGCGCCCGTCCTCGgggtcgacgccgacgccgccgcgcggcctGTTGCTTCTTCCTCCCATGTCCACGGGGCCGccaacgacggcgacgaccgccaCGAGGAGCTGAgaagggcggcggaggacacCAAGTCGCAGGTCGCGGCGGAGAAGTCGCGGTTGCGCGAGGTGGCGAAGAAGATCGCGGATGCGAAGGCGGACAGGCAGTTCTGGTGGGAGGCCGACGTGGAGGCGCTCGGCGAGGCGGAGCTGCCGGAGTTCGCCAGGGCGCTCGAGAAGCTCATGGCCAACGTGCGCCGCCACGCCGACGACCGGCTGTCCGG ACAAATTCCTCCGATGCCCTTGCAGAAAGTGCAAAAATAA
- the LOC107304395 gene encoding uncharacterized protein LOC107304395 — protein MVKQISSDQSSPCPLSLVVHHSKEKGLLDSIHSSTSPTPEGQVVIPSVNKNDEDTIDQTAQDYIKPEEKKEDSTKPIQIDLDSLEDVADPDALVDEIYYRGIYVSDPEDEDLETEGNVLSSILRDRDRASSREARSKGYVRHDEKMRDTLAFFLRAHVPALFKVPKKK, from the exons ATGGTAAAACAAATATCCTCTGATCAGTCCTCGCCGTGCCCCCTTTCTCTCGTTGTTCATCATTCTAAAGAGAAGGGCTTGCTAGATTCGATCCATAGCAGCACGTCCCCAACACCCGAAG ggCAAGTTGTAATTCCCTCCGTGAATAAGAATGATGAGGACACCATAGATCAAACTGCACAAGACTACATCAAGCCtgaggagaaaaaagaggaCTCCACCAAGCCCATCCAAATAGACTTAGACTCACTGGAGGATGTGGCTGATCCAGATGCACTAGTCGATGAAATATATTATCGTGGGATATATGTTTCAGACCCGGAAGATGAAGACCTGGAGACTGAAGGCAATGTTCTTAGCTCTATACTAAGAGATAGGGATCGTGCATCAAGTAGGGAAGCAAGATCGAAGGGTTATGTAAGGCATGATGAGAAAATGAGAGACactcttgctttctttttgaGAGCTCATGTTCCAGCCCTTTTCAAGGTcccaaaaaagaaatga